TGCGGGAGGAAGAGCCTGCTATGCGCAAGGCATTTCAGGTCGCGCGGGGTTCGCTCGATGAATTTCTTGGCCTTGCCGCGGCGCAATCGCAAAGCAGAACCGGGTTCTCTTTGAAGGTCGCCATTTCTCAAGGCGGCAATACGGAGTACTTTTGGGTGAACGACTTTGCGACCAAAGACGGAAGCTCCTTCGAGGGTGAAATTGGTAACGAACCTAGGATGGTTAAGACCGTCAAGCTCGGTCAGAGATATGCCTTTGCTCGTGCCCAGATAGTGGATTGGCTCTACATCGACAAAGGTCAACGCAGAATGGTCGGAAATTTCACTTTGTGC
This genomic stretch from Roseateles sp. DAIF2 harbors:
- a CDS encoding YegJ family protein; this encodes MRPFLLLALLIPSAVPAQTMNERAEKDELVFMREEEPAMRKAFQVARGSLDEFLGLAAAQSQSRTGFSLKVAISQGGNTEYFWVNDFATKDGSSFEGEIGNEPRMVKTVKLGQRYAFARAQIVDWLYIDKGQRRMVGNFTLCALLTKESKSEAEATKQRYKLDCSKVSE